A portion of the Sabethes cyaneus chromosome 3, idSabCyanKW18_F2, whole genome shotgun sequence genome contains these proteins:
- the LOC128739351 gene encoding G protein-activated inward rectifier potassium channel 3-like — protein sequence MYSNRCKNLTLPRINIDKGSSNFIAQNDENNLLLLSPKLQTAPIIHTPRNAVARSSPGLTMPGFSTPRSPSKRLGAYRPSVFAHRLYRRAVFKNGTCNVAPVRVSRKHIRFLQDMFTTLVDARWRYTLLVFALGFVGSWLFFALLYWFIAFAHGDLEEAHLPHNQDANNWKPCISNIYTYASCFLFSLETQHTIGYGNRATTEECPEAIFVMSLQSVHGVMIQALLAGIIFAKMTRPKSRSQTLLFSKQAVISMRDGELCLMFRVGDMRKSHIIGAKIRALLIQGKMTSEGEVMAQYQMELDVEVDGCGADMFFIWPQIVVHRINASSPLYNLSALELLQEKFEIIVILEGTIESTGQTTQARSSYLSSEILWGYRFDPILFYNKQRQTYEINLAKFDEPIPVETPGCSARETMEGAAYSSHENLIDKRPFEYVSLVEKLQHYQVEDEKSQPSARDSVCYQFPPTSGSEAPLGGGVSNHVGTKAAFGVRSISASGLKNTLSSYESSDISHCADTTISVC from the exons ATGTATTCTAATCGGTGTAAGAACCTAACGCTACCTCGAATAAATATCGATAAAGGCTCCTCGAACTTCATTGCGCAGAACGATGAAAACAATTTGCTACTGCTGAGCCCGAAGCTGCAGACTGCGCCTATTATTCACACACCCCGGAATGCTGTGGCTCGGAGCAGCCCCGGATTGACGATGCCGGGATTCAGTACGCCCCGATCGCCTAGCAAAAG ACTCGGGGCCTACCGGCCAAGCGTATTTGCCCACCGGCTATACCGGCGGGCGGTTTTCAAGAATGGCACCTGCAACGTCGCTCCGGTTAGGGTTTCCCGTAAGCACATTCGCTTCCTGCAGGACATGTTCACAACCCTGGTGGATGCCCGGTGGCGTTACACGCTGCTTGTTTTCGCCCTTGGATTCGTCGGTTCCTGGCTGTTTTTCGCGCTACTCTACTGGTTTATAGCTTTCGCACACGGGGACCTGGAGGAAGCGCACTTGCCGCACAATCAAG ACGCCAACAATTGGAAGCCGTGCATTTCGAACATCTACACCTACGCgtcctgttttctgttttcactgGAAACGCAGCATACCATCGGCTACGGAAACCGTGCCACCACCGAGGAATGTCCGGAGGCCATATTCGTCATGAGCCTTCAGTCGGTTCACGGAGTTATGATTCAGGCACTGCTGGCCGGAATAATCTTTGCCAAAATGACTCGACCGAAAAGTCGCTCCCAAACTCTGCTCTTTTCCAAGCAGGCAGTGATTTCAATGCGCGACGGAGAACTGTGTCTCATGTTCCGGGTTGGTGACATGCGCAAAAGTCACATCATCGGTGCCAAAATTCGGGCCCTGTTGATTCAGGGTAAAATGACCAGCGAAGGAGAAGTGATGGCACAGTACCAGATGGAGCTGGACGTGGAAGTAGACGGATGCGGTGCGGATATGTTCTTCATCTGGCCCCAGATTGTGGTTCATCGGATCAACGCCAGTTCACCGCTGTATAATTTGAGTGCCCTCGAACTGCTGCAGGAGAAATTCGAAATCATTGTGATTCTGGAGGGGACGATCGAATCCACCGGTCAAACAACCCAAGCTCGGTCCAGCTATTTGAGCAGTGAAATTTTGTGGGGCTACCGGTTTGATCCGATTCTGTTCTACAACAAACAGCGACAAACGTACGAGATTAATTTGGCCAAATTTGACGAACCGATTCCGGTGGAGACACCCGGCTGCTCAGCGCGGGAAACGATGGAAGGTGCTGCCTACAGTAGTCATG aAAACCTCATCGACAAGCGCCCGTTCGAATATGTCAGTTTGGTGGAAAAGCTACAGCACTATCAGGTGGAGGATGAGAAAAGTCAACCGTCAGCGCGGGATTCTGTTTGTTATCAGTTTCCGCCAACATCGGGATCGGAGGCCCCCCTCGGAGGAGGTGTCAGCAACCATGTGGGTACGAAAGCTGCTTTCGGCGTTCGGTCGATATCGGCGAGTGGACTAAAAAATACTCTCAGCAGCTACGAAAGTAGCGATATCAGCCATTGTGCTGATACGACGATTTCCGTGTGCTGA